From Glycine soja cultivar W05 chromosome 4, ASM419377v2, whole genome shotgun sequence, the proteins below share one genomic window:
- the LOC114409895 gene encoding leucine-rich repeat receptor-like serine/threonine/tyrosine-protein kinase SOBIR1, with translation MAEKMKTHYFPLFSFFFFFFLISINAKLDLYPSDYKALLTLQKDLRVNGQLAAATEACETEGVLCERRRLSGKETYALRITRLVFKSNNLNGVLSPSIGRLTELKELSLSDNQLVDRVPPQIVDCRKLEILDLANNIFSGEVPSELSSLTRLRVLDLSTNRLSGNLNFLKYFPNLETLSVADNLFTGRVPPSVRSFRNLRHFNFSGNRFLDPSLQSSSPDTILSRRFLSEDGDGDVPAPAPAPNNSQKKKSNASTHAAAAAPGPAPNHTNKHKHSKRKLLGWILGFVAGALGGTLSGFVFSLMFKLALALIKGRGRKAGPDIYSPLIKKAEDLAFLEKEEGIASLEIIGRGGCGEVYKAELPGSNGKMIAIKKIVQPPKDGAELAEEDSKVLNKKMRQIRSEINTVGQIRHRNLLPLLAHVSRPECHYLVYEFMKNGSLQDTLSKVERGESELDWLSRHKISLGVAAGLEYLHMNHNPRIIHRDLKPANILLDDDMEARIADFGLAKAMPDYKTHITTSNVAGTVGYIAPEYHQILKFTDKCDIYSYGVILGVLVIGKLPSDDFFQHTEEMSLVKWMRKTLSSENPKEAINSKLLGNGYEEQMLLVLKIACFCTMDDPKERPNSKDVRCMLSQIKH, from the coding sequence ATGGCTGAGAAAATGAAAACTCACTACTTTCCtctcttttcattctttttcttcttcttcttaatcTCCATCAACGCCAAACTTGATCTCTACCCTTCAGACTACAAGGCACTCCTCACTCTGCAGAAGGACCTCCGAGTCAACGGTCAACTCGCGGCGGCAACTGAGGCGTGCGAAACGGAGGGCGTGCTCTGCGAGCGGAGGCGGCTCTCCGGCAAGGAAACCTACGCGCTCCGAATCACCAGACTCGTCTTCAAATCGAACAACCTAAATGGTGTTTTGTCTCCTTCCATCGGACGCCTCACGGAGCTCAAGGAACTCTCTCTCTCCGACAACCAACTCGTTGACCGAGTCCCTCCCCAAATCGTTGACTGCCGAAAGCTCGAAATCCTCGACCTCGCCAACAACATCTTCTCCGGCGAGGTCCCCTCCGAGCTCTCCTCCCTCACGCGCCTCCGCGTGCTGGACCTCTCCACCAACAGGCTCTCCGGCAACCTTAATTTTCTCAAATACTTTCCCAATTTGGAAACTCTTTCAGTAGCCGACAACCTCTTCACCGGAAGAGTCCCTCCCTCGGTCCGCTCCTTCCGGAACCTACGACACTTTAATTTCTCCGGCAACCGCTTCCTCGACCCCTCTCTACAATCATCCTCACCAGACACAATTCTCTCTAGACGTTTTCTATCTGAAGACGGTGATGGTGATGTTCCTGCACCTGCTCCTGCACCTAATAACTCACAGAAGAAGAAATCCAATGCTTCTACtcatgctgctgctgctgcaccTGGTCCTGCACCTAACCATACCAATAAGCACAAGCACAGTAAGAGAAAACTCTTGGGGTGGATTCTGGGGTTTGTAGCAGGGGCACTGGGGGGAACCTTATCAGGATTCGTGTTTTCTTTGATGTTCAAGCTCGCTCTCGCGTTGATCAAAGGAAGAGGAAGGAAAGCGGGGCCTGATATCTATAGTCCATTGATCAAGAAAGCAGAAGATTTGGCCTTCttggaaaaagaagaaggaatcgCGTCGTTGGAGATCATCGGGCGCGGTGGCTGTGGAGAGGTCTACAAGGCAGAGTTACCGGGAAGCAACGGGAAAATGATCGCTATAAAGAAAATCGTTCAGCCTCCGAAAGACGGTGCTGAGTTAGCAGAAGAGGACAGCAAGGTTCTGAACAAGAAAATGAGGCAAATTCGATCGGAGATCAACACCGTGGGACAAATTAGACACAGAAACCTTCTGCCTCTGCTGGCGCACGTGTCTAGACCGGAATGTCACTACCTTGTGTACGAGTTCATGAAAAATGGAAGCTTGCAAGACACTCTGAGCAAGGTCGAGAGGGGCGAGAGCGAGTTGGATTGGTTGTCAAGGCACAAGATCTCCCTCGGTGTGGCTGCTGGGCTTGAATACCTTCACATGAATCACAACCCACGAATCATTCATAGAGATCTCAAGCCTGCTAATATCCTTCTTGACGATGACATGGAGGCAAGAATTGCTGATTTTGGACTCGCCAAGGCTATGCCCGATTACAAGACTCACATAACAACCTCCAATGTGGCTGGCACTGTGGGCTATATTGCTCCTGAGTATCATCAGATACTCAAGTTCACTGATAAGTGTGATATTTACAGTTATGGAGTGATTCTTGGTGTATTGGTCATTGGTAAGCTTCCTTCTGATGATTTCTTTCAGCACACTGAAGAGATGAGTTTGGTCAAGTGGATGAGGAAGACTTTAAGCTCCGAGAATCCCAAGGAGGCAATTAATTCAAAGCTGCTGGGGAATGGGTATGAGGAGCAGATGCTTCTTGTTTTGAAGATTGCATGCTTTTGCACTATGGATGATCCCAAGGAGAGGCCTAACAGTAAGGATGTTAGGTGCATGCTGTCACAGATCAAACACTGA
- the LOC114409896 gene encoding alpha/beta hydrolase domain-containing protein 17C-like — translation MGAVTSSMAAKLAFFPPSPPSYKVLKEEATGLLLMDPFPHRENVEVLRFPNRRGTEIVAIYVRHPMAKSTLLYSHGNAADIGQMYELFVELSIHLRINLMGYDYSGYGQSSGKPSEHNTYADIEAVYKYLEENYGAKQEDIILYGQSVGSGPTLDLASRLPRLRAVVLHSPILSGLRVMYPVKRTYWFDIYKNVDKIPLVKCPVLVIHGTADEVVDCSHGKQLWELCQQKYEPLWLKGGNHCNLELYPEYLRHLRKFISSVEKPPSQRVSFRRSIDRVEQSRGSTDCFETPRKSTDQRDKPRKSTDRTDKLKFHEFKFNNTEKLEKIRVQFDQMERSRRSVEYNDKSRSIEFQDKSRRSVDVQFERPRKSIDWLDRIRAS, via the exons ATGGGTGCCGTGACCTCTTCAATGGCGGCCAAGCTGGCGTTCTTCCCTCCTTCGCCGCCGTCCTACAAGGTGCTGAAGGAGGAGGCCACGGGGCTGCTGCTGATGGACCCGTTCCCGCACCGCGAGAACGTTGAGGTCCTGAGGTTCCCGAACCGCCGCGGTACGGAGATCGTGGCCATTTACGTGCGGCACCCCATGGCCAAATCCACCCTGCTCTACTCGCACGGTAACGCCGCCGACATTGGCCAGATGTACGAGCTCTTCGTCGAGCTCAGCATCCACCTCCGCATCAATCTCATGGG ATATGATTACTCTGGCTATGGACAGTCATCAGGGAAG CCAAGTGAGCATAATACCTATGCTGACATTGAAGCTGTATATAAGTATCTGGAAGAGAACTATGGTGCTAAGCAGGAAGACATCATCCTTTATGGTCAATCTGTTGGAAGTGGCCCTACTTTGGATCTTGCTTCTCGTTTACCCCGTCTAAGGGCTGTTGTTCTCCACAGTCCTATACTATCAGGGCTGAGAGTCATGTACCCTGTGAAACGGACATACTGGTTTGACATTTATaag AACGTTGATAAAATTCCATTGGTGAAGTGTCCAGTGCTAGTAATTCAT GGAACTGCTGACGAGGTTGTTGATTGCTCTCATGGCAAGCAGTTGTGGGAGCTATGTCAACAGAAATATGAACCTTTGTGGCTCAAAGGAGGAAATCACTGTAATTTAGAACTCTATCCCGAATACCTTCGACATCTCAGAAAATTCATATCCTCGGTAGAAAAGCCGCCATCACAAAGAGTGAGTTTCAGGAGAAGCATAGACAGAGTTGAACAATCTAGAGGAAGTACTGATTGCTTTGAAACACCGAGGAAGAGTACTGATCAGAGGGACAAACCAAGGAAAAGTACTGATAGGACAGATAAACTAAAATTTCATGAATTCAAATTTAACAATACGGAAAAGTTAGAGAAGATAAGAGTGCAATTTGATCAGATGGAGAGGTCACGAAGAAGCGTCGAGTACAATGATAAATCAAGAAGCATTGAGTTCCAAGATAAATCCAGGAGAAGTGTTGATGTTCAGTTTGAGAGGCCACGGAAGAGCATTGATTGGCTGGATAGAATTCGAGCTAGCTGA